The following coding sequences lie in one Streptomyces sp. NBC_00510 genomic window:
- a CDS encoding acyltransferase, which yields MSRASWPAATATQAPPPPAANPGAAVRPAAGAPLRLDIQGLRALAVSLVVLSHAGVRRLAGGYIGVDVFFVISGFLITSLLLRELTRNDRVSVRKFYARRALRLLPASTLVGVVTLGGAWLYLSKVRFAEYVGDALGSTFYVVNLRLANSGTNYLNADSPPSPFQHFWSLAVEEQFYLVWPLLLWASWKLARRRTGLLAAPLAVLCALSFALNVWVTGTSVSWAYFGSHTRFWELGAGALLALFAGRLERLPARVAGPLSWAGLVSLPVAAVWFDDATPFPGPYALAPVLGTVLVLAGGCSPARYGAGALLSLRPVTWVGGLSYGWYLWHWPMLVILPMAWERPATVGFGLVCAAISLLLAWGTLRLVENPVRFHHVFRGRHARALGLGAGLTACATAAALVATAFPPPIGSGAAAPELRGTLTGVADPQTRLTELLEAPERSLPVNLTPGITKIKGTLSAVYRDGCHIGYQSVATPSCVYGDRSATKTVVLFGDSHAAQWFPALDRLARERHWRLVSLTKASCKVATVTTVYQGEPYTSCDRWRTKALARIRSLKPALVIASSSDSADLARPSADPRRQWTDGFERTYRELAKSGAQVLAIEDTPWPKGDAVDCAGTHPQELERCASEIGQAVKDPDKKREITEAAAATGVSVVDPAPWLCGTGGDCPVVVADTFVYRDDSHLTESYAEAIAPVLDHEMTALYGTDLSRHPVRPTGL from the coding sequence GTGTCACGTGCGTCGTGGCCCGCGGCAACTGCGACGCAGGCACCCCCACCACCGGCGGCGAACCCGGGAGCAGCGGTCCGCCCGGCCGCCGGAGCACCGCTGCGCCTGGACATCCAGGGGCTGCGCGCCCTCGCGGTCTCGCTGGTGGTGCTCTCGCACGCCGGAGTCCGGCGGCTGGCGGGCGGCTACATCGGGGTCGACGTCTTCTTCGTGATCTCGGGCTTCCTCATCACCTCGTTGCTGTTGCGTGAGCTGACCCGGAACGACCGCGTGTCGGTGCGGAAGTTCTACGCCCGCCGGGCGCTGCGGTTGCTCCCCGCGTCGACCCTCGTCGGGGTCGTCACGCTGGGCGGCGCCTGGCTGTACCTGTCGAAGGTCCGCTTCGCGGAGTACGTCGGGGATGCGCTCGGCAGCACCTTCTACGTGGTGAACCTCCGGCTGGCGAACTCCGGCACCAACTACCTCAACGCGGACAGCCCGCCGTCGCCGTTCCAGCACTTCTGGTCACTGGCGGTCGAGGAGCAGTTCTACCTGGTCTGGCCGCTACTGCTCTGGGCGAGCTGGAAACTCGCCCGGCGCCGGACCGGACTGCTGGCGGCGCCGCTCGCGGTGCTGTGCGCGCTCTCCTTCGCCCTGAACGTGTGGGTGACGGGCACCTCGGTGTCCTGGGCGTACTTCGGCTCGCACACCCGCTTCTGGGAACTCGGGGCCGGCGCGCTGCTCGCGCTCTTCGCGGGCCGGCTGGAGCGGTTGCCGGCCCGGGTGGCCGGGCCGCTGAGCTGGGCCGGGCTGGTGTCGCTGCCGGTGGCCGCGGTCTGGTTCGACGACGCCACGCCCTTCCCCGGGCCCTATGCGCTCGCGCCCGTGCTCGGCACCGTGCTGGTGCTGGCGGGCGGCTGTTCCCCCGCGCGGTACGGGGCCGGCGCGCTGTTGTCGCTGCGGCCGGTCACATGGGTCGGCGGCCTGTCGTACGGCTGGTACCTGTGGCACTGGCCGATGCTGGTGATCCTGCCGATGGCGTGGGAGCGGCCGGCGACCGTCGGCTTCGGCCTGGTGTGTGCGGCGATCTCCCTGCTGCTGGCCTGGGGGACGCTGCGTCTGGTCGAGAACCCGGTGCGGTTCCACCACGTCTTCCGCGGGCGTCACGCGCGGGCACTGGGGCTGGGCGCGGGGCTGACGGCGTGCGCCACGGCGGCGGCGCTGGTCGCGACGGCCTTCCCGCCGCCGATCGGTTCGGGCGCGGCGGCCCCGGAGTTGCGGGGCACGCTCACCGGGGTGGCCGACCCGCAGACACGTCTGACCGAGCTGCTGGAGGCGCCCGAACGCAGTCTGCCGGTCAATCTCACGCCCGGAATCACCAAGATCAAGGGGACCTTGTCCGCGGTCTACCGGGACGGCTGCCACATCGGTTACCAGAGCGTGGCGACTCCGTCGTGCGTCTACGGCGACCGGTCCGCGACGAAGACGGTCGTCCTCTTCGGGGACTCGCACGCGGCCCAGTGGTTCCCCGCGCTCGACCGGCTGGCCCGCGAGCGCCACTGGAGACTGGTCTCGCTGACCAAGGCGTCGTGCAAGGTCGCCACGGTCACCACGGTCTACCAGGGCGAGCCGTACACGTCCTGCGACCGGTGGCGCACGAAGGCACTGGCCCGGATCAGGTCCCTGAAGCCCGCGCTGGTGATCGCCTCCTCCTCGGACTCGGCCGACCTGGCCCGGCCGTCCGCCGACCCGCGCCGGCAGTGGACCGACGGTTTCGAGCGGACCTACCGGGAACTGGCGAAGAGCGGCGCCCAGGTGCTGGCCATCGAGGACACCCCCTGGCCGAAGGGGGACGCGGTCGACTGCGCGGGGACCCATCCGCAGGAGCTGGAGCGGTGCGCGTCCGAGATCGGGCAGGCGGTCAAGGATCCCGACAAGAAGCGGGAGATCACCGAAGCGGCGGCGGCCACCGGCGTCTCGGTGGTCGACCCGGCCCCCTGG
- a CDS encoding GNAT family N-acetyltransferase, which translates to MKDTRTPAPVHAIAPLSAEALLDSADDLAALLVDAVEGGASLGFVTPFTHAEAAAWWRNRAHAVADGGLTVWAARDTAGVTGTVSLAHEGKPNGRHRAEVLKLIVHRRARGHGLGRALLTVAERAAAAAGAALLLLDTETDSPAEQLYRSAGWTPYGTVPAHAANPAGVLRPTTFFFKAPASAQEGTSSHRP; encoded by the coding sequence ATGAAGGACACCCGCACCCCCGCCCCCGTGCACGCCATCGCCCCGCTCTCCGCCGAAGCCCTGCTGGACTCCGCCGACGACCTCGCCGCCCTCCTCGTGGACGCCGTCGAGGGCGGCGCGTCCCTCGGCTTCGTGACCCCCTTCACCCACGCCGAGGCGGCCGCCTGGTGGCGCAACCGCGCCCACGCCGTCGCGGACGGCGGTCTCACCGTCTGGGCCGCCCGCGACACCGCGGGCGTCACCGGTACCGTCAGCCTCGCCCACGAGGGCAAGCCCAACGGCCGCCACCGCGCCGAGGTCCTCAAGCTCATCGTCCACCGCCGCGCCCGCGGCCACGGCCTCGGCCGCGCCCTCCTCACCGTCGCCGAACGCGCCGCGGCGGCCGCGGGCGCGGCCCTCCTGCTGCTCGACACCGAGACCGACAGCCCCGCAGAACAGCTCTACCGCAGCGCCGGCTGGACCCCGTACGGCACCGTCCCCGCCCACGCCGCGAACCCGGCGGGAGTGCTGCGGCCGACGACCTTCTTCTTCAAGGCGCCGGCGTCCGCACAGGAGGGCACGTCGAGCCACCGGCCGTAG